The Tolypothrix sp. PCC 7712 region CCAACTGGTGAATACAAAATTGGAAATGGTAGGTTTACCGGGAATTGGTGAACTTTATCCATCGGAACTTTCTGGGGGGATGCGAAAACGCGTGAGTTTTGCACGTGCAATTATGTCTAACCCCGAAAGCGATCAACAGGGGCCAGAACTGTTACTCTACGATGAACCAACAGCCGGACTCGACCCCATTGCTTCCACAGTTATCGAAGATTTAATTCGTCATTTGCAATGCTCACAAGGAGTTTGTAGCACTTATGCTATTGTGACCCATCAAGACAGCACAATTCGTCGTACCGCCGATAGAGTGATTTTTCTCTATCAAGGTAGAGTGCAGTGGCAAGGTACAGTTGATGAAATAGATAGCACAGACCATCCATTGATTAGACAATTTATGAGTGGAAGTGTGCAAGGCCCAATTCAGGTCGTCGGCTAGATGGATGGAGGAAAAATATGCGATCGCGAACATTTAGAGAAGGTTCTGTGGGGCTGTTGATCCTAATGGGAGTGGGAGCATTTGGATTAATAGTCATCTGGTTGAATCGCGTTAGCACTAGTCGCGGTTCATACAAGGCAATTGTGGAATTTGCTAATGCGGGCGGGATGCAAAAAGGCGCAACAGTCCGCTACCGTGGCGTGAAAGTGGGCAATATATCCGCAATTCGACCGGGGCCAAATAACATTGAAGTAGAAATTGAAATTCCCCAAGCTGATTTAATCATTCCCAGTAATGTAGTAGTTGAAGCCAATCAGAGTGGATTAATTAGCGAAAGTATCATTGATATCACTCCTAAATCTGCTTTACCTGCTGGGGTTGTTGTTGCTAAACCACGAGATAAAAATTGTGATCCTCAACTAATTATTTGCAATGG contains the following coding sequences:
- a CDS encoding ABC transporter ATP-binding protein, with the protein product MTEPLIELRGVSKSFGSNKVLDRVDLTIHQGEALGIIGPSGTGKSTILRVIAGLLAVDEGEIYVRGVRRTGLIEDAADSVGIGMVFQQAALFDSLTVEENVGFLLYQNSKIARSRIRQLVNTKLEMVGLPGIGELYPSELSGGMRKRVSFARAIMSNPESDQQGPELLLYDEPTAGLDPIASTVIEDLIRHLQCSQGVCSTYAIVTHQDSTIRRTADRVIFLYQGRVQWQGTVDEIDSTDHPLIRQFMSGSVQGPIQVVG